The Aquicella siphonis DNA segment TTCATGTATGAAGGTAAAACTGAGTATATGGAGGATAAATTCAGGGAGATGGATGATCACTTCAAGGCATGTCTTGGATGGACGTCGGATAAAAGCGTGGAAGATTTCCTGGTAAATGCAGGTGCATTGGCTCATATTCTCGCGCGAATGCAGCCAGTTGGCAGGGGCAATTCGGCTATTGTGGAATGGATGATACGTGGATTGGCGGCAGCAGTAGGGATTGAGCTGGGTGCTTTTAATTATGAAACGAAAATCGGATGGGATTTCAAGGCGTTTCTGACGCCAGTGAGGGCGGATTATGCAAACTGGTTTGCTAAAAATGCATTTGTCAGTGCCCGTTATCAAGCGGAATTTAAGGTGGAAAATGAATCCGGAATTGAAACAAAATTGAATAAATCCAAGTAATGTTTTTCTGTCCGTCTCTTAATATTTTTTGCCATTCACACATAATATATCCAAGTTAATGTATCTTCTGCTAATTCATGCGAAACGCAATTTCCGTAATCCTGTCTATACTTAAAATAAACTGAATAAAACACAATCAGGCAAAACGCTATCAAGCATGACAGCGAGGAGAGTGCGATGGCCAAGATCAAAACCATTTTGAGGGAATTTGAGAATGCGCTGAGAACCAATGATTTTAGCCGTTTTCTTGCGCTGGTGAGAGAAGACACCAAGTGCTTGCGCGCAAGGTTCGGTCAGGAACAAAAGACGCTCTTGCATTATATGTGTTCAGTCAATATTGCAGATTATAAATTCAAGCAGGAACTTGCTGAAAGTATGAAGTCCGCAGAGGGTGAAACGAGAGCAGCCAGTCACGAGGATGAATTCCAGGTAAACGAAGATACGTATATCAGGATGCTGGATGATTTTATCAGCGAATTTGATGCGTTGGATCTGAACGTCAGAGACAAGAATGGAAATACGCCTTTGCATTATGCTGTTTCCAGCGGAAGCCAGGCGCTGGTGGATGTTCTTTTGAGTTATGAGGATACGGACCCCGATGTGGAAAACAAAAGCGGAGTGACGCCGTTAAATCTTGCCAGCATTAAAAAATTTACCTTGATTGAAAAAAAGCTGCTGGAAGAAACCGGGCAGGCAGTGAATGAAGTCGTGATTCCAGCCGGGATGAGTGTCAAGGAATATCAAAAAATGAAAAAGCAATCGATTATTAGCCTGGGTTCCTTGAAACCGATTGTAAAAAACGGCAGCAAACTTGACTCGGAACATGCGGTTGAATCGGTTCTCTATATTGAGAATGAAGATCTCAAAAGCCAGTTTCCCGGTATTTTGAAGAATTGTCAGGCAAATCCCATACTGAATACGATGATCAAAATGATGGGCTTATGCGCGGTAAGAGGCGTGGCGCCCGAAATACGGCGTCTGACTTTGTTCGGACAGCAGAGTGAATTGCTTGAAATGATACCCAAGGCGGATACGATTGAAGCCGAAATATATAACACCGCACTTGCAAAAATTGAAAAAGAGCTGGGGAAAAGGTTCAAGATCATCTGTGTCGATGCCGAGGATACCAGCTCACTCAAATTATTCGTTCCTGAGCCGCGCGGATTATACACTAACAAGAACTCGGTCTTTGTCGCGACAAAAGGACTGGAGGCGGTGGAAGTGCTGGCTGTTATCATGCACGAATCGGCGCATTTTATTATTAATCAGTTATTCCAGAATGCCAGTCAGCCATTTCCAAATGATGCCTATTCCAATCCTTTGAGGGAAAAATTTGCGGCGATAGTCGCGCTGACGAAATCAAGATTGGGTGAAATGGCGGCGGCAATATCTACTGATAAGGAACACGAGGCTTATAAGATCATTGAAACGGTTTATAATGCTTACCCGTCTTCCGAGTGGGCAGCGGAATTGATTGTCCGTGTTCCGCAAATACTGGTGACCATGGGTCCAAAAGAAGGACAAGTTTGGCTGGAAAAAAATGTTCCGGAACTCCTGACTTATTTCGAAAAAGAAATTAATCCAAGAATCATGGAATTCATGGCCAAGCTGAAAGCGCAGGATTATCTTTCTGATGTGCAGGCGCCATCGCCAGGGTCCGAATTTAGAATGATATAATCCATTTGGCATATCGATTTACTCTTTACCGGGTTGTGGCCTATCATGTGATGGTGATCAATGCTTGTTTGAAATCCTGAAAGAATCAATGAGGATGATTTGTGCTAATCAGAGACTTGCTGTTTGCGTATTACGATACTCAATGCCTTTATGTTGCTGCCTGCCTGAATATCGCCGACCATTTACAGTCGGGGCCCAAATCCATAGCTGAATTGGCCGGACTGGCTCGTTCGAACGAAGATAAATTGTATCGCATTATGCGTTATCTCTCGGCAAAAGGGCTTTTTGATGAACTCTCAGGCCGCGTCTTTCAGATCAATCCGGAATCGGCATGCCTGGTCTCATCCCGTTCAGGAGGGTTGAAACATTTTATCCGGCTTCATTCGCAATACTTTTATCCTGCCGCAAGTGAGTTGTTAAACAGTCTGCGGTCAGATCTGTCGCCGTTTGAATTGCAATTTGGCAAACCGTCAGGCCAGTATTTTCAGGATAATGTCGAGGCCGGTGAGGTATACCATCATGCCATGATGGAAAATTCGGAATGGTTCGCCAGGCAGGCTGTTGAAGCCTATGATTTTTCTCCCTATCAAACTCTGGTTGATATTGGCGGTGGAATCGGCACACTCCTGGCTGCCATCTTGTTGAAATATAAAAATGCAAAAGGCATCAATTTTGATTTGCCGGAATTGCAGGAGCCGGCGGAAAGATATTTCAAGACAAAAGGTCTCGCTTCAAGATGTCGTTTTATAGGAGGTGATTTTCTGGAAGGTATTCCAGCCGGCGGTGATCTGTATATCATGAAGTCAGTCATTCATGGCAAGGATGACAGTATGGCGCTGAGACTGCTGGGTCAATTCAAGCCTTTCCTAGCGCCGCCAGTCAAGCTGCTTGTCATGGAGCGTGTTTTGCAAGGCTCGGGGGCGGTTTATTTGCAAGCGTGCCTGAATGATATCAACATGCTTAATGTCACGCGTGGCCGTGTGAGGACATATGCGGAATATGAAGAATTGTTTACACGGTCAGGGCTCACCATCAACAAGCTTTATGAGTTGCAGAATGCGTTTTGTATCATGGAGGTCCAGTTGTCACGCTGACTGTGCATCGCGTAATCACGGCAGGCTTGTTAAAGCCAGTATACAAATACATATAATAACAGCCAGATCACATCTACAAAATGCCAATACCATGACACGGCGACAAATGCGAAATGATTATCCGGTGAGAAATCCTGTTTCATCATGCGATAAAAGATAACGATCAACCCTATGGTGCCTATGGTCACATGCAGACCATGGAACCCGGTCAACATGAAAAATGTGGATCCGTAAATTCCCGAAGACAAGGTCAGGTTTTTGATAAAATAGGCTTCTCCGTATTCATGCAGCTGGAGAGCGAGGAAGGTGATGCCTAGCAAGATGGTTGCGAGCTGTGATACCAGCATCACTGTGTGCCGGTTTTTTAACAGGCCAAAATGCGCTATTGTGACAGTCACGCCGCTGGTCAGCAGAACCAGCGTATTAATCGCGGCGATTCCCCATGCTCCCATGCCTTGTAATGGTCCGATATAATTGGCGGGATCCGGATTGTTCATCAGCGGCCATGCGGGCTGGAAATCCGGCCATAACAAAATGTGACTGACGCTGGTCTGACCGCCAAGATCTGGCAGCACAAAAAAACGTGTATAAAATAATGCGGCGAAAAAAGAACTGAAGAACATGATTTCACTGAAAATGAACCATAACATACTCAGTTTAAAGGATTGTTCAACCTGATGCGGATGAAGTTTGCCGTCACGATTTTCCTGGATGACGGTTCCAAACCAGCCCTGCACAACATAAATCATCATGACGAATCCGAAAGCTGTTAAATAGGGACCGTACCACTGACTGTGCAGCCAGTTTGCTACACCAGCCAGAAGGCAAAGCAGAGCAATCGATCCCTTGATAGGCCAGCCGCTGGGGGAGGGGAGATAATATTTTCCGGATTTCGTATCCATATTTTCATCCTGGCTAGTCGTTCCATCTCTATATTATACTACTGATTTGATTGGCGGGGGCCGCGCGCGGTAACTGCCGCGCTGAAGCGGATCAAGAACAAGGATAGGAACAGCGATCAGAGAGGGATAAGTATTTGCCTAAAGATTCAACCGGATATGATAAGACAAAATTCAGGGATCATAGGCGGCTGGTCTGGCTGCTGGCGGGCGGCGTGATCTTCATGTTCGCATTCAGCTATCTGATGGTGCCCATCTTTACCTTTGTCTGCAAGCAGGCAGGAATTAACGGTAAAAATGTCCTGTCTCAAGCCGGCGCGGCGTCCGATATGCGGCGGGATGATTCGCGCACCATCAAGGTGGAATTCACGGCTTCGGTTCACGGCAATATGCGCTTTGTGTTTACACCGGAGCAGCGTTTTGTAAGACTTCATCCGGGTGAGCGCAAGACGGTTTATTTTTATGCGGAAAATAACACGGGTAACAACGTGACCATACAAGCGGTTCCCAGTATCACGCCCGCTGACGGAGCGCGTTTTTTCAAGAAAATCGAATGCTTTTGTTTTACCCAGCAAGCATTCGCCAAGAACGAAAAAGCAAAAATGTTTGTTAATTTTTATCTGGATCCGCAGCTTCCCCGTGATGTGAAGGAAGTGACGCTGGCGTATACCTTGTTTGATACAGGCGGGTATCAGATCAAAAAACCGGCGGTCACCAAGGGCCGCATGCCGATAAAGTGAAACCGGCCAGGCATAACCCGAACAAATTCAGCATGACGTTATATGATCACCATAAATCATAGTTTTTATTTGTGCTGCCTTTTTGCATCATGTATTTCAACGCGGCTATGATTTCTTTATCGGTGCATTTCGTGCAGCCCCCATGATCGGGGTGCCCTTTTTTCCCGGTGACAATATTTTGATAGGTTTGCAAGAAACCGTTGGCTTCTATAGGCTGCCAGGCTTTCCGATCACCTAGCTGCGGGGCGGTAGTCTGGGTATTATCATGGCAGCGGCTGCAATGAGCCTGATAGATTTGCGCGCCGGAGAGAGGAACAGGTTCCTGCGCGGTGTAATCCTCCTGTTTCTGGCCTGAAGCTGAAACGATATAATCCACCGCCAGTTCAATCTCGAAATTATTGCAGGTAATGCAAGTCCCTTTGGCCGGCATGTTGCCGCCGCCATTAATGGCAATCGCATATAACTTTTGCATTCCGCTTTTTGCCAGCGTGTTCCAGGTAGTCGTGTCGCCAAACCGCGGCGCGCCCCCGATGCCGGCTTCGTGACAGGCAGAACAATAATTATTATAAATACTTTTACCCAAGTCCGTCGCCCGAATACCGGAAGGGGGAGGCAGTTCGCTTTCCACGGTCTTCAGATATTGCAGCATGGATAATAATGATTGTGTGGGCAATTGTATCAGGCTGTCGTGAATCGCTTCGTACATGGGTCCCTGAATCGGGCTGCCTCCCAGCAGACGGTATTGGGTGAATATGTCAAGCAGCTGATTGTCCGGTATCCCGCCCAGATTGGACTTGGTGATATTAGGCGCGAGATAACCTTCTATGTTCGCACCGGTCAAATCATATTTTTTGATAGGCGCGCCGAGTGAAACCGCCGGGCTTAGCAGGTAATAAGAAGGGGTATGGCACATGGCGCAATGGCCGGGTCCTTGTACCAGGTAGGCGCCTTCATTCCAGGCGGCAGACCGGGCAGGATCTGTTTGATAAGGGCCGCTGCGCTGGGGATAAAAAAACAGAATGCGCCATCCTAATTGCAAAAAGCGCCAGTTAAACGGCCAAATCATGTCATTTTTCCTGTTTTCCTGCCTGACGGCCGGGATCGCGTCGAGATAAGCCTTGATGGCGAGCAAATCCGGGGTGGTGATTTTATTGAAATACAAATATGGAAATGCCGGATAATAATAAAATCCCTGGGGGGAAACGCCTTCCCGCATCGCTGTGATAAATTGATCATCTGTCCAGTTTCCTATGCCTGTTTCCTTGTCGGGCGTGATGTTTGGGCTGTAAATCACCCCGAAAGGCGTTTGCATGGGAAGGCCGCCGGTAAAGGCGGCGCGGGCGCCACTGCCGGTGGTGAGAGTATGGCAGGCAATACAATCGCCGGCTTTTACCAGAAATTCACCGCGCTTGATACGGGCAATTTGTTCTTTGGTCTTGTTTTTCAAGTCTGCCTGAGGATAAGCAGGAAAATGACCGGTGCTGACATAAGAGTTGGCGGCGAGTCTGGCATTAATGACGATGTTGTTAATGGTCTGAATCAGAATGACGAGCAGGAAAAAAAAGACGACAAAATAAATAAATTTCCGATTGCGGCGTATCCATTCCATCATCTTGCGCATGAGTGCATCCCTGGTTATTTGAGAGACGGCGAAACTTCGAATGTATGATAAGGTGCGGGACTGGGGACAGTCCATTCCAAACCTTCCGCGCCGTCCCATACCTTGTCACTTAGCTGGACGCTAGTTTTTCGCATGCAAGTCTTCAGGATATTATACAGGAAAAAAAGCTGCGCGAATCCGAAGATAAACGCGCCGACGGTGCTCAGCTGGTTAAATGAAGTGTATTGAATGGCGTAATCAGGTACGCGGCGCGGCATTCCAGCCAGGCCTAAAAAATGCATGGGGAAAAAGGTAAGATTCAATCCGATGACAGTCATCCAGAAATGCATTTGTCCCAGTGTTTCGTTATACATGCGCCCGGTCCATTTTGGCAGCCAGTAATACACTCCCGCGATAATGGAAAAAAGGGATCCTGATACGAGCACATAATGAAAATGTCCCACGACGAAGTAACTGTCGCGATACTGATAATCGGATGGAACCAGCGAGAGCATCACGCCCGAGAGGCCTCCTACGGTGAACATGACCAGAAATCCCAGGGCGAACAGCATGGGTGTCTCAAAGGTGATCGAACCCTTGTAAAGCGTGGCAATCCAGTTGAATATCTTGATTCCGGTGGGAACCGCAATCAGCATGGTCAGATACATGGTGATGATTTGCGCGAGGTAAGGCGCGCCGGTGGTGAACATATGATGCATCCAGACAAGAAAGGCGAGCAGCGCAATCACCGTGATTGCCAGCACCATCAGCCGATAACCAAACAAAGGCTTGCGCGCGAATGTTGGAATAATGGCGGATATAATGCCAAAACCGGGCAGTATCAGGATATAGACTTCCGGGTGGCCGAAAAACCAGAACAAATGTTGAAAGAGTATTGGATCGCCGCCGCCAGCCGCATTGAAAAAGCTTGTGTGAAAATGTCTGTCCATCAAAACCATGGTCACACAGCCGGCGAGTATGGGCATGACGGCGAGTAGTAAAAACGCGGTCACCAGCCACGACCAGACGAACATCGGCAGCTTCATCCAGTGCATGCCCGGTGCGCGCATATTGAATATCGTGACGACGATATTCAGCGCGGACAGTATGGAAGAGATGCCTAACATATGAATGGTGAATATCAGGAAATCAGTGCTTCTGGGCCCGTATGTGGAAGAAAGAGGCGCATAGAACGTCCAGCCAAAATCGGGCGCGGGGCCGTTCATGAACAGTGTGCTGATGAGCAAGGAGAAGGCGCAGGGCAGCAGCCAGAAACTCCAGTTGTTCAGGCGCGGGAGGGCCATGTCAGGGGCGCCGATCATAAGCGGAACCATCCAGTTGGCGATGCCGGTCATTGCCGGCATGATCACCCCGAATATCATGATCAATCCGTGCAGGGTGGTCATTTGATTGAAGATTTCCGGGTTGAACAATACCAGTTCCGGCTTGAACAGTTCGACACGTATCAACAGCGCCAGGATGCCGCCGACAAACAGCATCACCAGGCTGAAAACGAGATACAATGTGCCTATGTCTTTATGATTCGTGGTATAAAGCCAGCGCTTGAATCCGGTTTCCGGATGATGCGGGACATGAGCTGTTTCATTCATTGCGTTTGACTCCGTTATGACGAACTGAAACCGCGCCGTGCGGCAGCTATATCCTGCGGTGACGCGGTTAATGAAAAGTTTTGATGCTGATTGAGGTTGTCATTTCCCCAGGCATTCCGGATATAAGTGATGATGGCGGCGAGTGTTGTGTCGTCAAGTATGTCGCCAAATGGCTGCATGGCGGCGCCGGGTACGCCGCGCATGACATAAGCAATGGTTTCATTCAACGGCGCGGCCACCACGCGGCTGCCTCTCAAAGCCGGATAGGAGTAAGACAATCCTTCACCATTCATTTGATGGCACATGGCGCAGTTGCGCGCATATTCATTCTTGCCCAGTGCCAGCAGTTCTTCCTGAGTCAGTTTTGCGGGGGGGCTGCTGCGTCTGCATGGCGGTGCGCTGCTGATTCAGCCATTGGTTATATTCGTCCTGTGATACGGCTTTGACAACAATTGGCATGAATCCATGATTGACACCGCACAATTCCGCGCACTGGCCTCGGTATTCTCCGGGAGCGGTGACGTTGATCCAGTTTTCATTGATGAAACCGGGTATGGCATCCTGTTTGATGCCAAGCTCCGGAACCCACCAGGAGTGAATAACGTCGTCAGAAGTGATCAGCAGTTTGACTTTTGTGTTGACCGGCACCAGCATGGGTTTGTCAACTTCCAGCAAAAACCACGGACTTTTGGCGGCATGCCCATAAATCTGGTCTAGCGGTGTGGAAAGATAACTGAAAAAGCGTACGCCGTTATCCAGGTATTCGTATTCCCATTTCCACTGATGCCCGGTAATTTTGATCGTGATTGCGGATTCATCGGTATTATGAATATCAGCCAAAATGCGTGTCGCGGGTATTGCGAGCGCGATCAGAATAAGAAAGGGAATCGTGGTCCAGATGATTTCAATCAGTCTGTTTTCAGAAAATTGTGCGGGGACCGCGTGACGGGATTTGCGGAACATGATGATGGAATACGCGATCAGGCCAAAAACAATCAAGGCGATCAGGCAGCAGATAATGAGGGCGGTCATATGCAGCCGGTAAATGTCATGACTGACGGGCGTGACGCCATAAGGCA contains these protein-coding regions:
- a CDS encoding cytochrome c oxidase assembly protein — protein: MPKDSTGYDKTKFRDHRRLVWLLAGGVIFMFAFSYLMVPIFTFVCKQAGINGKNVLSQAGAASDMRRDDSRTIKVEFTASVHGNMRFVFTPEQRFVRLHPGERKTVYFYAENNTGNNVTIQAVPSITPADGARFFKKIECFCFTQQAFAKNEKAKMFVNFYLDPQLPRDVKEVTLAYTLFDTGGYQIKKPAVTKGRMPIK
- a CDS encoding methyltransferase, translated to MLIRDLLFAYYDTQCLYVAACLNIADHLQSGPKSIAELAGLARSNEDKLYRIMRYLSAKGLFDELSGRVFQINPESACLVSSRSGGLKHFIRLHSQYFYPAASELLNSLRSDLSPFELQFGKPSGQYFQDNVEAGEVYHHAMMENSEWFARQAVEAYDFSPYQTLVDIGGGIGTLLAAILLKYKNAKGINFDLPELQEPAERYFKTKGLASRCRFIGGDFLEGIPAGGDLYIMKSVIHGKDDSMALRLLGQFKPFLAPPVKLLVMERVLQGSGAVYLQACLNDINMLNVTRGRVRTYAEYEELFTRSGLTINKLYELQNAFCIMEVQLSR
- the coxB gene encoding cytochrome c oxidase subunit II; protein product: MKIIRMGLICLFFCFFTPAAWADLALNMPYGVTPVSHDIYRLHMTALIICCLIALIVFGLIAYSIIMFRKSRHAVPAQFSENRLIEIIWTTIPFLILIALAIPATRILADIHNTDESAITIKITGHQWKWEYEYLDNGVRFFSYLSTPLDQIYGHAAKSPWFLLEVDKPMLVPVNTKVKLLITSDDVIHSWWVPELGIKQDAIPGFINENWINVTAPGEYRGQCAELCGVNHGFMPIVVKAVSQDEYNQWLNQQRTAMQTQQPPRKTDSGRTAGTGQE
- the ctaD gene encoding cytochrome c oxidase subunit I, which translates into the protein MNETAHVPHHPETGFKRWLYTTNHKDIGTLYLVFSLVMLFVGGILALLIRVELFKPELVLFNPEIFNQMTTLHGLIMIFGVIMPAMTGIANWMVPLMIGAPDMALPRLNNWSFWLLPCAFSLLISTLFMNGPAPDFGWTFYAPLSSTYGPRSTDFLIFTIHMLGISSILSALNIVVTIFNMRAPGMHWMKLPMFVWSWLVTAFLLLAVMPILAGCVTMVLMDRHFHTSFFNAAGGGDPILFQHLFWFFGHPEVYILILPGFGIISAIIPTFARKPLFGYRLMVLAITVIALLAFLVWMHHMFTTGAPYLAQIITMYLTMLIAVPTGIKIFNWIATLYKGSITFETPMLFALGFLVMFTVGGLSGVMLSLVPSDYQYRDSYFVVGHFHYVLVSGSLFSIIAGVYYWLPKWTGRMYNETLGQMHFWMTVIGLNLTFFPMHFLGLAGMPRRVPDYAIQYTSFNQLSTVGAFIFGFAQLFFLYNILKTCMRKTSVQLSDKVWDGAEGLEWTVPSPAPYHTFEVSPSLK
- a CDS encoding c-type cytochrome is translated as MRKMMEWIRRNRKFIYFVVFFFLLVILIQTINNIVINARLAANSYVSTGHFPAYPQADLKNKTKEQIARIKRGEFLVKAGDCIACHTLTTGSGARAAFTGGLPMQTPFGVIYSPNITPDKETGIGNWTDDQFITAMREGVSPQGFYYYPAFPYLYFNKITTPDLLAIKAYLDAIPAVRQENRKNDMIWPFNWRFLQLGWRILFFYPQRSGPYQTDPARSAAWNEGAYLVQGPGHCAMCHTPSYYLLSPAVSLGAPIKKYDLTGANIEGYLAPNITKSNLGGIPDNQLLDIFTQYRLLGGSPIQGPMYEAIHDSLIQLPTQSLLSMLQYLKTVESELPPPSGIRATDLGKSIYNNYCSACHEAGIGGAPRFGDTTTWNTLAKSGMQKLYAIAINGGGNMPAKGTCITCNNFEIELAVDYIVSASGQKQEDYTAQEPVPLSGAQIYQAHCSRCHDNTQTTAPQLGDRKAWQPIEANGFLQTYQNIVTGKKGHPDHGGCTKCTDKEIIAALKYMMQKGSTNKNYDLW
- a CDS encoding ankyrin repeat domain-containing protein, with the translated sequence MAKIKTILREFENALRTNDFSRFLALVREDTKCLRARFGQEQKTLLHYMCSVNIADYKFKQELAESMKSAEGETRAASHEDEFQVNEDTYIRMLDDFISEFDALDLNVRDKNGNTPLHYAVSSGSQALVDVLLSYEDTDPDVENKSGVTPLNLASIKKFTLIEKKLLEETGQAVNEVVIPAGMSVKEYQKMKKQSIISLGSLKPIVKNGSKLDSEHAVESVLYIENEDLKSQFPGILKNCQANPILNTMIKMMGLCAVRGVAPEIRRLTLFGQQSELLEMIPKADTIEAEIYNTALAKIEKELGKRFKIICVDAEDTSSLKLFVPEPRGLYTNKNSVFVATKGLEAVEVLAVIMHESAHFIINQLFQNASQPFPNDAYSNPLREKFAAIVALTKSRLGEMAAAISTDKEHEAYKIIETVYNAYPSSEWAAELIVRVPQILVTMGPKEGQVWLEKNVPELLTYFEKEINPRIMEFMAKLKAQDYLSDVQAPSPGSEFRMI
- a CDS encoding c-type cytochrome; protein product: MNGEGLSYSYPALRGSRVVAAPLNETIAYVMRGVPGAAMQPFGDILDDTTLAAIITYIRNAWGNDNLNQHQNFSLTASPQDIAAARRGFSSS
- a CDS encoding cytochrome c oxidase subunit 3; the protein is MDTKSGKYYLPSPSGWPIKGSIALLCLLAGVANWLHSQWYGPYLTAFGFVMMIYVVQGWFGTVIQENRDGKLHPHQVEQSFKLSMLWFIFSEIMFFSSFFAALFYTRFFVLPDLGGQTSVSHILLWPDFQPAWPLMNNPDPANYIGPLQGMGAWGIAAINTLVLLTSGVTVTIAHFGLLKNRHTVMLVSQLATILLGITFLALQLHEYGEAYFIKNLTLSSGIYGSTFFMLTGFHGLHVTIGTIGLIVIFYRMMKQDFSPDNHFAFVAVSWYWHFVDVIWLLLYVFVYWL